The sequence TGCCGTGGACATGATGCGCGCTCTCAAGGAGAACAGCGTCACCCGACAGACTGCCGAGAAGCTCCCACCCGAGGAACTGCAGGGGAAGATTGTGCGCGGTATCTTCGTGGATCGCGAGGTGCCGGAATACACCCAGCTCTACCAGAAGATCATCGAGCGGGCGCAGTCGGGAGGCAAAGCGTGAAGAAAGAGACGGCGAAGAAAGAGACCACCCGGACAGGCATCGGACGCTATGAGGTGCGTCTCGCCGGCAAGGGCGGCCAAGGCATGATCCTGGCCGGCCGCATCCTGGCGGAGGCCGTCGCCCTGTACGATGGGCGCAACGCCGTGCAGACCCAGGATTACGGCCCGGAAGCGCGCGGCGGCGCCTCCAAATCAGAGGTGATCATCTCTGACGGCGAGATATATTACCCGAAGGTGATGAACGCCGACCTGCTGGTCTGCATGAGCCAGGAGGCCAGCGACCGCTATTATTACGACCTGAAGCGCGACGGCCTGCTCATCATTGATTCCACCAATGTGGAGCGCTCTCCCACCACACGTGTGGTCGCGGTGCCCATCACCGAGCTGGCCGTCAAGGCCACCGGCCGCGAGATCACGGCGGCCATGGTGGCGCTAGGCCTTATCTGCGGCCTGACGAAGATCGT comes from Anaerolineae bacterium and encodes:
- a CDS encoding 2-oxoacid:acceptor oxidoreductase family protein, with the translated sequence MRLAGKGGQGMILAGRILAEAVALYDGRNAVQTQDYGPEARGGASKSEVIISDGEIYYPKVMNADLLVCMSQEASDRYYYDLKRDGLLIIDSTNVERSPTTRVVAVPITELAVKATGREITAAMVALGLICGLTKIVSEESLEKAIRSLVPKGTEELNVKAMRAGLEEAKRLLEAGLPVALPTEL